Proteins from a single region of Campylobacter lari:
- the typA gene encoding translational GTPase TypA: MDNIRNIAVIAHVDHGKTTMVDELLKQSGTFNEREQIAERVMDSNDIEKERGITILSKNTAINYKGTKINIIDTPGHADFGGEVERVLKMVDGVLLLVDAQEGVMPQTKFVVKKALSLGLKPIVVINKIDKPAADPERVINEIFDLFVALEANDEQLDFAVVYAAAKNGYAKLALEDESTNMEPLFKTILERVPAPSGSDENPLQLQVFTLGYDNFVGKIGIARIFNGKVKKNQNVMLAKADGSKINGRISKLIGFMGLEKMDIEEAGTGDIVAIAGFEALDVGDSVVDPNNPMPLDPLHIEEPTLSIVFSVNDGPLAGTEGKHVTSNKIAERLEAEMKTNIAMKYESTGEGKFKVSGRGELQITILAENMRREGFEFCMGRPEVIVKVEDGIKTEPFEHLVIDVPDDFTGVVIEKLGKRKAEMKTMTPTGDGQTRLEFEIPARGLIGFRSQFLTDTKGEGVMNHSFLEFRPFSGAVEKRNNGALISMENGVALGYSLFNLQDRGVLFIDPQTKVYTGMIIGEHSRPNDLDVNPIKGKNLTNVRASGSDDAIKLVPPRKLSLERALEWIEEDELVEVTPQNIRVRKRYLDPTQRKRMEKAKS; encoded by the coding sequence TTGGATAATATTAGAAATATAGCTGTTATAGCTCATGTTGATCATGGTAAAACAACAATGGTAGATGAGCTTTTAAAACAATCAGGAACTTTTAATGAGCGTGAACAAATAGCAGAGCGTGTAATGGATAGTAATGATATAGAAAAAGAAAGAGGTATCACTATACTTTCTAAAAATACTGCTATTAATTATAAAGGCACAAAAATAAATATCATAGACACTCCAGGCCATGCTGATTTTGGTGGTGAAGTTGAGCGTGTGTTAAAAATGGTTGATGGGGTTTTGCTTTTAGTTGATGCACAAGAAGGGGTTATGCCTCAAACTAAATTTGTGGTAAAAAAGGCTTTATCTTTAGGGCTTAAACCTATTGTTGTTATTAATAAAATCGACAAGCCAGCTGCTGATCCTGAAAGAGTGATCAATGAAATTTTTGATCTTTTTGTGGCTTTAGAGGCAAATGATGAACAACTTGATTTTGCAGTAGTATATGCGGCTGCTAAAAATGGTTATGCAAAACTTGCACTTGAAGATGAAAGCACTAACATGGAACCATTGTTTAAGACTATACTTGAGCGTGTGCCTGCTCCAAGTGGTAGTGATGAAAATCCTTTACAGCTTCAAGTTTTTACTCTAGGTTATGATAATTTCGTTGGTAAGATAGGGATTGCAAGAATTTTTAATGGTAAAGTAAAGAAAAATCAAAATGTTATGCTTGCTAAAGCAGATGGCTCTAAAATCAATGGAAGAATTTCAAAACTTATTGGTTTTATGGGTCTAGAAAAAATGGATATTGAAGAAGCAGGGACAGGCGATATTGTAGCGATTGCAGGTTTTGAAGCTTTAGATGTAGGAGATAGCGTTGTAGATCCAAACAACCCTATGCCACTTGATCCTTTACATATAGAAGAACCAACTTTAAGTATAGTATTTTCAGTAAATGATGGCCCTTTAGCGGGTACTGAAGGCAAGCATGTAACTTCAAATAAAATCGCAGAACGCTTAGAAGCTGAAATGAAAACTAATATTGCTATGAAATATGAAAGCACAGGTGAGGGTAAATTTAAAGTAAGTGGAAGAGGTGAACTTCAAATAACTATTTTAGCCGAAAATATGCGTAGAGAAGGTTTTGAGTTTTGTATGGGTAGACCTGAAGTTATCGTTAAGGTAGAAGATGGAATTAAAACAGAGCCGTTTGAGCATTTAGTAATTGATGTGCCTGATGATTTTACAGGAGTAGTGATTGAAAAACTAGGTAAAAGAAAAGCTGAAATGAAAACTATGACACCAACTGGAGATGGTCAAACAAGACTTGAGTTTGAAATTCCTGCGCGCGGGCTTATAGGATTTAGATCACAATTTTTAACAGATACTAAAGGCGAGGGTGTTATGAACCATAGCTTTTTAGAGTTTCGTCCATTTAGCGGGGCAGTTGAAAAAAGAAATAATGGCGCGTTAATTTCTATGGAAAATGGTGTTGCACTAGGATATTCTTTATTTAACTTACAAGATAGAGGGGTATTATTCATTGATCCTCAAACAAAAGTATATACAGGTATGATTATAGGTGAGCATTCACGCCCAAATGATTTAGATGTTAATCCTATTAAAGGTAAAAATTTAACTAATGTTAGAGCAAGTGGTAGTGATGATGCGATTAAGCTTGTACCACCTAGAAAATTAAGCCTTGAAAGAGCGTTAGAGTGGATAGAAGAAGATGAACTTGTAGAGGTTACTCCACAAAATATTAGAGTTAGAAAAAGATATCTTGATCCTACTCAAAGAAAAAGAATGGAAAAGGCTAAGTCTTAA
- a CDS encoding flagellar hook-length control protein FliK codes for MSNIQASDALNLLSITPQNENPSKENTSSQSDGEEFLNSLLQAINEKDGSLPKDFKTPQKDDKVNDKILKDDVKDKIPLDEKDALKLFEGANFMQILSLLEVLQSDSKDIKLNKLVQDNTAILALEKNLHKLKNIKNINELFNVAKELGLNIKNIKFEQIKDLKEAFPNLDKKGFFEIPKQNNNTNVFQDLINQKITKLLKEEPNTSKNIKSKENEGVSLLSSALKNIELPKKDIKTQAKENIQNIDFKEKLVEKIQIQDEKEIKNAKNIQNTTTKFNEKLSDIELINLTQNTNLKKDIKEKEKLDFKEILKNEKLTTSEDSFSKKISSVLENSKDLKTELTNIKNTQNIQNQNQDLKINLENLLAPQDKHLKIDKNNQNIDNFSDIFKHTKEFSKDENDHSEENLNSYVREMNRVSNNFIKNQNIPIKETFNDFAQEFKEKLESYKAPITRFSITLNPHNLGEVEVTLVQRGSNLNISFNSNQNTLNLFIQHQAEFKNALVNMGFTNLEMNFSNQERKEQSNPQRQKNNNSKEDKVNFEKEIQEKPSLEMVLAKYF; via the coding sequence ATGTCTAATATCCAAGCTAGTGATGCTTTAAACTTACTAAGCATCACTCCACAGAATGAAAACCCAAGTAAAGAAAACACTAGCTCACAAAGTGATGGCGAGGAATTTTTAAATTCCTTATTGCAAGCAATAAATGAAAAAGATGGAAGTTTACCAAAAGATTTCAAGACTCCACAAAAAGATGATAAAGTTAATGATAAAATTTTAAAAGATGATGTCAAAGATAAAATACCGCTGGATGAAAAAGATGCTTTGAAGCTTTTTGAGGGTGCAAATTTTATGCAAATTCTTTCTTTATTGGAGGTTTTACAAAGCGATAGCAAGGATATAAAACTAAACAAACTTGTCCAAGATAATACTGCTATTTTAGCTCTTGAAAAAAACCTACACAAGCTAAAAAATATAAAAAATATTAATGAGCTTTTTAATGTGGCAAAAGAGCTTGGATTAAACATCAAAAATATAAAATTTGAACAAATTAAAGATTTAAAAGAAGCTTTTCCAAATCTTGATAAAAAAGGTTTTTTTGAAATACCAAAACAAAATAATAATACTAATGTTTTTCAAGATTTAATCAATCAAAAAATTACCAAGCTTTTAAAAGAAGAACCAAATACAAGCAAAAATATAAAAAGCAAAGAAAACGAAGGTGTGTCTTTGCTTTCTTCTGCTTTAAAAAATATAGAACTTCCAAAAAAAGATATAAAAACACAAGCAAAAGAAAACATTCAAAATATAGATTTTAAAGAAAAATTAGTAGAAAAAATTCAAATTCAAGATGAAAAAGAAATAAAAAACGCAAAAAATATCCAAAATACAACAACAAAATTCAATGAAAAACTAAGTGATATTGAGTTAATTAATCTTACTCAAAACACAAACCTAAAAAAAGATATTAAAGAAAAAGAAAAGCTAGATTTTAAAGAAATATTAAAGAATGAAAAACTAACTACTAGCGAAGATAGCTTTAGTAAAAAAATAAGTTCTGTTTTAGAAAATTCAAAAGATTTAAAAACTGAATTAACAAATATAAAAAATACTCAAAATATACAAAATCAAAATCAAGATTTAAAAATTAACTTAGAAAATCTATTAGCCCCTCAAGATAAACATTTAAAAATAGATAAAAATAATCAAAATATAGATAATTTTAGTGATATTTTTAAACACACAAAAGAGTTTTCAAAAGATGAAAATGATCATAGTGAAGAGAATTTAAATTCTTATGTAAGGGAAATGAATAGGGTTTCTAATAATTTTATAAAAAATCAAAATATTCCTATAAAAGAAACTTTCAATGATTTTGCCCAAGAATTTAAAGAAAAACTAGAAAGCTACAAAGCACCTATAACTCGCTTTAGTATAACTCTTAATCCACATAATCTTGGAGAAGTAGAAGTAACTTTAGTCCAAAGGGGTTCAAATTTAAATATTAGCTTTAACTCTAATCAAAATACCCTAAATCTTTTTATACAACATCAAGCTGAGTTTAAAAATGCTCTTGTAAATATGGGATTTACAAATTTAGAAATGAATTTTAGTAATCAAGAAAGAAAAGAACAAAGCAATCCGCAAAGACAAAAAAACAACAATAGTAAAGAAGATAAGGTGAATTTTGAAAAAGAAATTCAAGAAAAACCAAGCTTAGAAATGGTTTTAGCAAAATATTTTTAA
- a CDS encoding flagellar hook capping FlgD N-terminal domain-containing protein: MSNINTQTLQGPLATLNAKDMPNAKGSTRAGEGDSGLIYNPGAELDKDAFLKLLLIELQHQDPTDPMDTEKMLTQTAQLSALEMQDNTNKTMTQLVAAMTKLQNSIAASTGMSALAAVGKLATVKDNYLVVADDDIQFQINMYLPQEPQKGKKTDIDIEGFELKKNGEDKLDITGKVDKEIAEPGETIHIKLKDDKGQEETVQAVVGEDQTFKIVGHTPSVDIKTAKIDSAYKSDSTPVTFTIYNEAGDPVRTMSVKDMSAGMKQIVWDRTDDSGSPVPSGKYYVRASYIGEDGTTVNSTYGAYPITGVKFEEGEALVGMGGSWVKWEDIKEITG; this comes from the coding sequence ATGTCAAATATAAACACACAAACCCTTCAAGGTCCTTTAGCAACGCTTAATGCTAAAGATATGCCAAATGCTAAAGGAAGCACTAGAGCCGGTGAAGGTGATAGCGGGTTGATTTACAACCCTGGGGCAGAACTTGACAAGGATGCGTTTTTAAAGCTTCTTTTAATAGAACTCCAACATCAAGATCCAACAGATCCTATGGATACTGAAAAAATGCTTACCCAAACAGCACAACTTTCAGCACTTGAAATGCAAGATAATACTAATAAAACCATGACTCAACTTGTAGCTGCGATGACAAAACTACAAAATTCTATTGCAGCAAGCACAGGTATGAGCGCACTAGCTGCAGTTGGAAAGCTTGCAACAGTTAAAGATAATTACCTTGTAGTGGCAGATGATGATATACAATTTCAAATTAATATGTATTTACCACAAGAACCACAAAAAGGTAAAAAGACTGATATTGATATTGAAGGTTTTGAGCTTAAGAAAAATGGCGAAGATAAACTAGATATAACAGGTAAGGTAGATAAAGAAATAGCTGAACCTGGAGAAACTATACATATAAAATTAAAAGATGACAAAGGTCAAGAAGAAACGGTTCAAGCAGTAGTTGGAGAAGATCAAACATTTAAAATAGTAGGACATACCCCAAGTGTTGATATCAAAACAGCAAAAATTGATTCAGCTTATAAATCAGACAGCACACCTGTAACATTTACTATTTATAATGAAGCAGGAGATCCTGTAAGAACAATGAGTGTTAAAGATATGAGTGCTGGTATGAAACAAATCGTTTGGGATAGAACAGATGATAGTGGAAGTCCTGTACCATCTGGAAAATACTATGTAAGAGCAAGCTATATAGGTGAAGATGGCACAACCGTTAATTCAACTTATGGTGCTTATCCTATCACTGGAGTTAAATTTGAAGAAGGTGAAGCTCTAGTTGGTATGGGCGGTAGTTGGGTTAAATGGGAAGATATTAAAGAGATTACAGGATAA
- a CDS encoding flagellar hook protein FlgE — MFTAFYNGVNGVKSQSYGIDNTAHNISNVNTVGFKYSDVAFKDVFYSTITTQSYNKGQTGYGSVAGATNDIFEQGPLVSTDNEFDVAIAGKGFFGVSNANGVYYTRNGAFKPDANGFLVDSNGNYVLGTMNPSLQEIQLSDRVSNMFGQIMGQKVTTAWSGTPGQNLQMGGVNTQGPISVPKNLYLPPQPTQNITWSGNLDTSTKTEAVNVDVDASKFEFSKNEDGSVKISGSVKDEQIYGIKPGDTIYFKITDEKGASQTLQATLDENLAFSIDNQKLDKVDLETAKLESSHLSVEKEVADSTELSAKLINPDGSISWVKVKLDRVLPQNGTDLEYKAVAQVYDNDGNKIGGTTEGLITFNESGALVSNTLNSVDNNGTRVNINLGSYYDPNIPNSGYDGLHALQNKQPSVHTQTDGKGEGFLNNYSINTDGTIIATFTNGDQIAMAKLALFNFTNEQGLEKLGENLYGQTGNSGNPTFLLDANGNFSTATFKGSYLEQSNVDLSVAFTNLITLQKAYDSSSKSITTADQMIQKAINMKR; from the coding sequence ATGTTTACAGCATTTTACAATGGAGTAAATGGAGTAAAATCCCAAAGTTATGGTATAGACAATACCGCTCATAATATAAGCAATGTCAATACAGTCGGTTTTAAATACTCTGATGTGGCATTTAAAGATGTATTTTATAGCACCATAACAACACAATCATATAACAAAGGTCAAACTGGTTATGGTAGTGTAGCAGGAGCTACTAATGATATTTTTGAACAAGGTCCGTTAGTTTCTACTGATAATGAATTTGATGTAGCAATTGCTGGAAAAGGCTTTTTTGGTGTAAGTAATGCCAATGGGGTTTATTATACTAGAAATGGTGCTTTTAAACCTGATGCAAATGGATTTTTAGTAGATTCAAATGGAAATTATGTACTTGGAACTATGAATCCATCATTACAAGAAATTCAACTAAGTGATAGAGTTTCTAATATGTTTGGTCAGATTATGGGACAAAAAGTCACTACAGCTTGGAGTGGAACACCTGGACAGAATTTACAAATGGGTGGAGTTAATACTCAAGGACCTATTTCTGTACCTAAAAATCTTTACTTACCACCTCAACCAACGCAAAATATAACTTGGAGTGGAAATTTAGACACAAGCACCAAAACAGAAGCAGTAAATGTAGATGTAGATGCTTCTAAATTTGAATTTAGTAAAAATGAAGATGGTAGTGTAAAAATTTCAGGTAGTGTAAAAGATGAACAAATTTATGGTATAAAACCTGGCGATACTATATATTTTAAAATCACTGATGAAAAGGGTGCTAGTCAAACATTACAAGCTACTTTAGATGAAAATTTAGCTTTTAGTATCGACAATCAAAAACTAGATAAAGTCGATTTAGAAACAGCCAAATTAGAATCATCTCACTTAAGTGTTGAAAAAGAAGTAGCTGATAGCACAGAACTTTCTGCAAAATTAATAAATCCTGATGGATCTATTAGTTGGGTAAAAGTTAAATTAGATAGAGTTTTACCGCAAAATGGTACAGATTTAGAATACAAAGCTGTTGCACAAGTGTATGATAATGATGGCAATAAAATAGGTGGAACAACTGAAGGTTTAATCACTTTTAACGAATCTGGAGCTTTAGTATCTAACACCTTAAATTCAGTAGATAATAATGGCACAAGGGTTAATATAAATCTTGGTTCTTATTATGATCCAAATATACCAAATTCAGGCTATGATGGGCTTCATGCTTTACAAAACAAACAACCTTCAGTGCATACACAAACAGATGGTAAGGGCGAGGGGTTTTTAAATAATTATTCTATTAACACAGATGGTACTATCATCGCCACTTTTACCAATGGAGATCAAATAGCTATGGCAAAACTTGCTTTGTTTAATTTTACAAACGAACAAGGTTTGGAAAAGCTAGGGGAAAATCTTTATGGGCAAACAGGAAATAGCGGTAATCCAACTTTTTTACTTGATGCTAATGGAAATTTCAGCACAGCAACTTTTAAAGGTTCTTATTTAGAGCAATCTAATGTAGATTTATCGGTAGCTTTTACTAACTTAATCACTCTACAAAAAGCTTATGATTCAAGTAGTAAAAGTATCACAACAGCCGATCAAATGATACAAAAAGCAATCAACATGAAACGCTAA
- a CDS encoding HD domain-containing protein, protein MISVELIEHIFKAASISRWNDYPRMTNLVELDKQAHKFIIAYFIAKMEKDVNMRFIIEAGIFEFLSRVVVTDIRPDVYHEITRAKNEQVSAWVLSKIAPMIQDIENGEFLKRYELFLQGKDCAKERLVLKAASYFATRWEFNIVYQTSSFLSDIDEIKAKVEEELEDYYELIGARKIALNRKISKIIDLSGRLRFQKRWAQTPRIPETAVLGHMLVVAILSYFYSLEVKACDGRIESNFYCALFHDLPESLTRDIISPVKYGIDGLNEIINEYEMKLINEKILPFIPLSFREEFSYILGIREGQNEESAFVKNEFENRIFNNKPSVYSGSLDAVNEDRFKAIDGKALKYCDKLAAFIEAALSISYGVKSKELESGFVGMYEYFKTNPTINGVNFFRICEDIKGYFKL, encoded by the coding sequence ATGATTAGTGTAGAATTGATAGAGCATATTTTTAAAGCTGCTTCTATATCAAGGTGGAATGATTATCCTAGAATGACAAATTTAGTCGAGCTTGATAAACAAGCACATAAATTTATCATTGCTTATTTCATTGCTAAAATGGAAAAAGATGTCAATATGCGTTTTATCATAGAAGCAGGAATTTTTGAGTTTTTAAGTAGGGTGGTAGTGACTGATATACGCCCTGATGTGTATCATGAGATAACGCGTGCAAAAAATGAGCAAGTAAGTGCTTGGGTGTTAAGTAAAATCGCACCGATGATTCAAGATATTGAAAATGGTGAGTTTTTAAAACGCTATGAGCTTTTTTTGCAAGGTAAAGATTGTGCAAAAGAAAGGCTTGTTTTAAAAGCTGCTTCGTATTTTGCGACAAGGTGGGAGTTTAATATAGTTTATCAAACTAGTTCATTTTTAAGTGATATTGATGAGATTAAGGCTAAGGTTGAAGAAGAATTAGAAGATTATTATGAGTTAATTGGCGCAAGAAAAATAGCCCTTAATCGAAAAATTTCTAAAATAATCGATCTAAGCGGACGCTTGCGTTTTCAAAAAAGATGGGCACAAACTCCAAGGATTCCAGAAACTGCGGTTTTAGGACATATGCTTGTGGTAGCTATTTTGTCTTATTTTTATTCTTTAGAAGTAAAAGCATGCGATGGTAGGATAGAAAGCAATTTTTATTGTGCTTTGTTTCATGATTTACCCGAAAGTTTAACTAGAGATATTATCTCTCCGGTAAAATATGGCATAGATGGTTTAAATGAAATCATCAATGAGTATGAAATGAAACTTATTAATGAGAAAATTTTACCTTTTATACCACTATCTTTTAGAGAAGAATTTAGTTATATACTTGGTATTAGAGAAGGACAAAATGAAGAAAGTGCCTTTGTAAAAAATGAATTTGAAAATCGTATTTTTAATAACAAGCCAAGTGTTTATAGTGGTAGTTTAGATGCGGTTAATGAGGATCGTTTTAAGGCTATTGATGGAAAGGCTTTGAAGTATTGTGATAAGCTAGCAGCTTTTATAGAAGCGGCTTTATCGATTAGCTATGGAGTAAAGTCTAAAGAGCTTGAAAGTGGTTTTGTGGGAATGTATGAGTATTTTAAAACAAATCCGACTATTAATGGGGTAAATTTCTTTAGAATTTGTGAGGATATTAAAGGGTATTTTAAACTTTAA
- a CDS encoding ABC transporter ATP-binding protein — protein MEILKIDNLYKSFGKIEVLKGISLSLKEGEIVSILGESGCGKSSLLGCIAGFFEINDGSIYIGDKLVASKSMYLAPQERDVGVLFQDYALFPHLNVEENICFGISSLGKNEQKQRLDEVLEILNLNTLLKRYPNELSGGQAQRVALARTIVARPKIILFDEPFSNLNHTLSVKMRKEIKNILKEHKLSAIFVTHDKDDAFYLSDNIALIKDGKILDYGSAKELFYKPKNIDSACFLGEAFFIDPNTILDENFKAYLQSKNGILRPNDIQISTSQTPLKASVLECVFYGDFYELGVSLEGHIFSIYHHKELSKNDEVYLKLSDIESF, from the coding sequence ATGGAAATCTTAAAAATTGACAATCTTTACAAATCTTTTGGAAAAATAGAGGTCTTAAAGGGAATTTCTTTGAGCTTAAAAGAAGGCGAGATTGTCAGTATTTTGGGAGAAAGTGGCTGTGGTAAGAGTTCTTTGCTTGGTTGTATAGCGGGTTTTTTTGAAATCAATGATGGTAGTATTTATATAGGGGATAAACTAGTTGCTTCTAAGAGTATGTATTTAGCCCCACAAGAGCGTGATGTGGGGGTTTTGTTTCAAGATTATGCTTTGTTTCCGCACTTAAATGTAGAAGAAAATATATGCTTTGGTATAAGCTCTTTAGGTAAAAACGAGCAAAAACAAAGGCTTGATGAGGTTTTGGAAATTTTAAATTTAAATACACTTTTAAAACGCTATCCAAATGAGCTAAGCGGTGGGCAAGCTCAAAGAGTAGCACTAGCAAGAACCATAGTTGCAAGACCAAAAATTATACTTTTTGATGAACCTTTTTCAAATTTAAATCACACTTTAAGCGTTAAAATGCGCAAAGAAATCAAAAATATTTTAAAAGAGCATAAGCTTAGTGCTATTTTTGTTACGCATGATAAAGACGATGCTTTTTATTTATCAGACAATATCGCTTTGATTAAGGATGGAAAAATTTTAGACTATGGAAGTGCTAAAGAGCTTTTTTATAAGCCTAAAAATATAGATAGTGCTTGTTTTTTGGGCGAAGCATTTTTTATAGATCCAAATACAATTTTAGATGAGAATTTTAAAGCATATTTACAAAGTAAAAATGGCATTTTACGCCCTAATGATATACAAATTTCAACCTCACAAACTCCTTTAAAGGCTAGCGTTTTAGAATGTGTGTTTTATGGGGATTTTTATGAGCTAGGCGTGAGTTTGGAAGGACATATTTTTAGCATTTATCATCATAAAGAGCTTAGTAAAAATGATGAGGTTTATCTTAAGTTAAGTGATATAGAAAGCTTTTAA
- a CDS encoding ABC transporter permease, whose translation MKFLSLRWSFATFFFCSLIILPILAIILHLPFIDINTLKHLSKNVLPRYIFGSAFILFGTLVLCLIIGLVSAYLIAFYKFFGSKFFEWFLILPLAIPSYVMGFVWIDLFEFQGLIPTLLGVDRRIDIMNAYGVIVILSFALYPYVYFFAKNTFAYGLGNIILSAKTLKASNLKTFFKVILPFCRVGIVGALLLVAMEVLSDYGLVAYFGVDTFSAGIFRTWGSGGDEVSAVALSVTLLVFIALLMLLEKIQRGKKGFNQNVFLPTPKDELKGLKAFLAFLWCFLVAFLAFVVPIMWLVYWAGFDFMQNLSNVLTPAFYSLSVALVSSFAIVGVAFYLCFIVRLNDTKASKIILWLTTLGYSLPGAVVAVGILVILGVLNYIFDLLSFEYAIGGGFLVLFFGYFVRFLASGIFATQSGYERISKNIDYANLTLKSKPLKIFTQIHFPLMKHYLALAVVIICVDILKELPISTILSPSGFQTLSSLVFAYSENELIYNVSLPSLIIVLFGIIPTFLMHYLQNKNNQKGQ comes from the coding sequence TTGAAATTTTTAAGTTTAAGGTGGTCTTTTGCCACCTTTTTTTTCTGTAGTTTAATCATACTGCCTATACTTGCTATTATTTTACACCTTCCTTTTATAGATATTAATACCTTAAAACATTTGAGTAAAAATGTCTTACCAAGGTATATTTTTGGTAGTGCTTTTATATTGTTTGGGACTTTAGTGTTGTGTTTGATTATAGGTTTAGTTAGTGCTTATTTGATAGCTTTTTATAAATTTTTTGGCTCGAAATTTTTTGAATGGTTTTTGATTTTACCTTTGGCTATACCTTCTTATGTAATGGGTTTTGTTTGGATTGATTTGTTTGAATTTCAAGGCTTAATTCCCACGCTTTTAGGTGTTGATAGGCGTATAGATATCATGAATGCATATGGGGTGATTGTGATTTTATCTTTTGCTCTTTATCCTTATGTGTATTTTTTTGCTAAAAATACCTTTGCTTATGGACTTGGAAATATCATTTTAAGTGCCAAAACACTTAAGGCTTCTAATTTAAAAACATTTTTTAAAGTGATTTTGCCATTTTGCCGTGTGGGTATAGTGGGTGCTTTGCTGTTGGTGGCTATGGAGGTTTTGAGTGATTATGGCTTGGTGGCGTATTTTGGCGTAGATACTTTTAGCGCAGGAATTTTTAGAACATGGGGAAGTGGTGGCGATGAAGTCAGTGCTGTGGCTTTAAGCGTGACTTTACTTGTATTTATCGCACTTTTAATGCTTTTAGAAAAAATTCAAAGAGGTAAAAAAGGCTTTAATCAAAATGTGTTTTTGCCTACTCCAAAAGATGAGTTAAAAGGCTTAAAGGCATTTTTAGCCTTTTTATGGTGCTTTTTAGTGGCATTTTTAGCCTTTGTCGTGCCTATTATGTGGCTTGTTTATTGGGCCGGGTTTGATTTTATGCAAAATTTAAGCAATGTCTTAACACCTGCATTTTATAGTCTTAGTGTGGCTTTGGTGAGTTCTTTTGCTATTGTGGGAGTGGCATTTTATTTATGTTTTATAGTGCGTTTAAACGATACAAAAGCTTCTAAAATCATCCTTTGGCTTACGACTTTGGGGTATTCTTTACCTGGAGCTGTGGTAGCTGTGGGAATTTTAGTGATTTTGGGTGTGTTAAATTATATTTTTGATCTTTTGTCTTTTGAGTATGCCATAGGTGGTGGATTTTTAGTGCTGTTTTTTGGATACTTTGTGAGATTTTTAGCTTCTGGAATTTTTGCAACCCAATCAGGCTATGAGAGAATTTCTAAAAATATAGACTATGCAAATTTAACCTTAAAATCAAAACCACTTAAAATTTTCACTCAAATTCATTTTCCTTTGATGAAGCATTATTTAGCTTTGGCTGTGGTGATTATTTGTGTGGATATTTTAAAAGAATTGCCTATTTCAACTATACTTTCACCTTCAGGTTTTCAAACGCTTTCATCGCTTGTATTTGCTTATAGTGAAAATGAGTTAATTTATAATGTTTCTTTGCCATCTTTGATTATAGTGTTATTTGGGATTATCCCTACATTTTTAATGCATTATTTGCAAAATAAAAACAACCAAAAAGGACAATAA
- a CDS encoding extracellular solute-binding protein produces the protein MKAKVVLLSLLAAMSLSAQELTIYSHRHYDSDKGIFKLFQEKTGISVNVVQAKANELAKRLEVEGKNSKADLFMTADAGNLEQVRTNNLFVSVSSPELEKLSPKELRGKNNEWYAFTTRARIIIASKDRIKDGEIKTYEDLTDPKFKGKVLVRSSNNVYNISLLSAMIDTLGKEKAKEWAQGIANNLARTPKGGDRDQIRAIYAKEGDVAISNSYYLGHLANSKNPKDVEAANSVKVIFPNQDDRGTHINVSGIGVLKTSKNKEAAVKFIEFMLSKEAQEILTNQNYEYPVNKEVKPAKILQSWGEFKVEKPNFEAYWGNAKEALMIFDEVQWK, from the coding sequence ATGAAAGCAAAAGTAGTTTTACTATCTTTACTAGCTGCTATGAGCTTAAGTGCTCAAGAGCTTACGATTTATTCTCATCGTCATTATGATTCTGATAAAGGAATTTTCAAATTATTTCAAGAAAAAACAGGTATTAGTGTAAATGTGGTGCAAGCTAAGGCTAATGAGCTTGCTAAAAGATTAGAAGTTGAAGGTAAAAATTCAAAAGCAGATTTATTTATGACTGCTGATGCGGGAAATTTAGAACAAGTTCGCACAAATAATCTTTTTGTTTCAGTTAGCTCGCCTGAGCTAGAAAAACTTTCTCCAAAAGAGCTAAGAGGCAAAAATAACGAATGGTATGCTTTTACAACAAGAGCAAGAATCATCATCGCTTCTAAAGATAGAATTAAAGATGGAGAGATTAAAACTTATGAAGATTTAACTGATCCTAAATTTAAAGGTAAGGTTTTAGTAAGAAGTTCAAATAATGTTTATAATATTTCTTTGTTAAGTGCTATGATAGATACTTTGGGCAAAGAAAAAGCAAAAGAATGGGCACAAGGCATAGCAAATAATCTTGCACGCACTCCAAAAGGTGGGGATCGTGATCAAATTCGTGCAATCTATGCAAAAGAAGGCGATGTGGCTATATCAAATAGTTATTATCTAGGACATTTAGCAAATTCAAAAAATCCTAAAGATGTTGAAGCTGCAAATTCAGTAAAAGTGATTTTTCCAAACCAAGATGATAGAGGAACACATATCAATGTAAGTGGTATAGGTGTTTTAAAAACTTCTAAAAATAAAGAAGCTGCGGTTAAATTTATCGAGTTTATGCTTTCAAAAGAAGCACAAGAAATTTTAACAAACCAAAACTATGAGTATCCAGTAAATAAAGAAGTAAAACCTGCTAAAATTTTACAATCTTGGGGCGAGTTTAAAGTAGAAAAGCCAAATTTCGAAGCTTATTGGGGTAATGCTAAAGAAGCTTTAATGATTTTTGATGAAGTTCAATGGAAATAA